The following are from one region of the Corythoichthys intestinalis isolate RoL2023-P3 chromosome 17, ASM3026506v1, whole genome shotgun sequence genome:
- the LOC130905530 gene encoding GTPase IMAP family member 8-like → MNDRKPPSYPEPKTVALFGKQIFLNKRIGKLIFANDDVYERISNYCSVEENGSFRVISTLKFFEDCSNPDQKIIDVMASAHPGPELFLLAVDSETSSSEDVLTQINKLEEIFGNSIRKHLILIFNQHKLYESLLYLKDNNIQLEMLNDNLASDCQKWGATRSSFLYNYKDYSEQVVRRRKNELQMRSSLEAETETRPRSRIRFNERYNKYGRTTHFTASSDATDIDKASQGDQINPQENVSPPGRAADPRRGMKNGMPVSDFNIILMGRSGCGKSASANTILQTAEAYKNKLFESKASSQGVTTSIQVRHVSKMFGRPVNVIDTPDFFRDNLTNVEEVVELCKQYITENCVILLVYQLGRITDHDYGFIEKLESTFGTTNIREKATVLFTHGDDMNRDLKEHINQNPILSDIVQKCGNRYHLFNNKTKDPKQVKELTKIIPRFETASKTNKASCSLSIM, encoded by the exons ATGAATGATAGAAAACCACCAT CGTATCCAGAACCTAAAACAGTTGCTCTTTTTGGAAAGCAAATCTTTTTAAACAAACGCATTGGAAAATTGATCTTTGCAAATGACGACGTTTATGAAAGGATCTCAAATTACTGCAGTGTGGAAGAAAATGGTTCTTTCAGGGTTATCAGCACCCTAAAGTTCTTTGAAGACTGCTCCAATCCAGACCAGAAGATCATTGACGTCATGGCTTCGGCCCACCCGGGTCCTGAATTGTTCCTCCTGGCTGTTGATTCTGAAACCTCAAGCTCTGAAGATGTTTTGACTCAAATTAATAAACTTGAGGAAATCTTTGGAAACTCAATCAGAAAACATTTAATTCTCATTTTTAACCAACACAAATTGTACGAGTCACTTCTTTATCTGAAAGATAACAACATTCAATTAGAAATGCTCAATGATAACCTGGCCAGTGACTGCCAGAAATGGGGTGCGACTCGTTCATCATTTCTGTACAACTATAAAGACTACAGTGAGCAAGTTGTACGGCGAAGAAAGAACGAACTACAGATGAGAAG CTCTTTGGAAGCGGAGACCGAGACAAGACCAAGATCAAGAATAAGGTTCAATGAGAGATACAACAAATATGGTCGGACGACACACTTTACTGCAT CATCTGACGCAACGGATATAGAcaaagccagtcaaggagatcAAATCAACCCACAGGAAAATGTCTCACCTCCAGGAAGAGCTGCAGATCCTAGAC GTGGAATGAAAAATGGAATGCCCGTAAGTGATTTCAACATTATACTAATGGGACGCTCTGGATGTGGAAAGAGTGCATCTGCAAATACCATCTTGCAGACTGCTGAAGCGTATAAAAATAAACTCTTCGAATCTAAAGCCAGCTCTCAAGGAGTCACAACCTCGATTCAAGTGAGACATGTTTCGAAAATGTTTGGAAGGCCAGTGAATGTGATCGATACTCCAGACTTCTTCAGAGACAATTTAACTAATGTTGAGGAGGTGGTAGAGTTGTGTAAACAATACATTACTGAGAATTGTGTGATATTACTTGTGTATCAGCTAGGTCGCATTACAGATCATGATTATGGTTTCATAGAGAAGCTGGAGAGCACGTTTGGTACTACAAATATCAGAGAAAAGGCAACTGTCCTTTTTACCCATGGAGATGACATGAATAGAGATCTTAAAGAACACATCAACCAAAATCCCATTCTCTCAGATATTGTTCAGAAGTGTGGTAACCGTTATCACCTCTTCAACAACAAGACCAAGGATCCAAAACAAGTAAAAGAACTGACCAAAATAATTCCTCGATTCGAAACAGCCTCCAAGACAAATAAGGCTTCCTGTTCCTTGTCAATAATGTAG
- the LOC130905529 gene encoding uncharacterized protein LOC130905529: MMTVGTQTCVVHSELNVTIDSWDSDEEMLVCEADSEYDLPTAPSDCESSESDCPDMAAADPAPVPSRVYLIYWVALIQLISQWVSCPACACKTVNWVPSEVGTMLVLALKCAEPGCGHTGTWNSQPYVGRIAAGNIFLSAAILFAGATVGKVLRVLSHMGVAVYSTRSYFRHQERYLHQAIKSVWRERQIWLLSHLQAEGEEIVCGGDGRADSPGHSAKYETYTMMELRKLTILDVQIVQSNEVGGSYHMEPEGLVRSLRVHEELGTLVTDRHVTVNKLVREQFPHIEHLFDIWHIGKGLKKKLQNLSKLRGCEALKPWIGSIINHLYWSVASTRPGDPRLVLDKWESVLSHVQNDHSGFKGSFPRCSHGPLEGRERKKPWLTPHTKLTNELEKLICGSKLLADIRRLSPVYQTSHLEAFHSLVNHFTPKMFAFSYEGMLSRTIVAALHFNENAHRAHSLT; this comes from the exons ATGATGACTGTGGGTACCCAAACCTGCGTTGTTCACTCAGAGCTGAATGTTACCATCGACAGCTGGGACTCGGATGAAGAAATGTTGGTGTGCGAGGCTGATTCTGAGTATGACCTACCCACCGCACCTTCTGACTGCGAGTCCAGCGAGTCCGATTGTCCTGATATGGCTGCGGCCGACCCTGCGCCAGTTCCCAGCCGGGTATATCTAATCTACTGGGTCGCCCTCATTCAGCTCATTAGCCAGTGGGTCAGTTGTCCTGCGTGTGCCTGCAAGACGGTCAACTGGGTCCCTTCTGAGGTCGGTACCATGTTGGTGCTGGCCTTGAAGTGCGCTGAGCCTGGATGTGGTCACACCGGAACATGGAACTCCCAACCATATGTCGGCAGAATTGCTGCTGGAAACatatttctttctgcagccatttTATTTGCTGGTGCAACTGTGGGCAAAGTTCTGCGTGTGTTATCTCACATGGGTGTAGCTGTTTACTCCACTCGGTCGTACTTTCGCCATCAAGAACGCTACCTTCACCAAGCCATCAAAAGCGTGTGGCGAGAGCGGCAAATCTGGCTGTTGAGCCATCTACAAGCTGAGGGAGAGGAAATTGTTTGTGGTGGCGACGGACGAGCTGACTCACCCGGTCACAGTGCAAAATACGAGACTTACACGATGATGGAACTGCGGAAGCTAACCATCTTGGATGTGCAGATTGTGCAG AGTAACGAGGTAGGAGGTAGCTACCACATGGAGCCCGAAGGACTGGTTCGGTCACTGCGTGTGCACGAGGAGTTGGGAACTCTGGTGACAGATCGACATGTGACTGTCAACAAGCTCGTCCGAGAACAGTTCCCACACATTGAGCATCTTTTTGACATCTGGCATATTGGCAAAG GTTTGAAGAAAAAGTTGCAGAACCTCTCTAAGCTGCGTGGATGTGAAGCCCTAAAACCCTGGATTGGCAGTATCATCAACCATTTATATTGGTCCGTGGCGTCAACGCGACCTGGGGACCCCAGACTCGTCCTCGACAAGTGGGAGTCAGTACTGAGCCATGTTCAGAATGATCACTCGGGCTTCAAAGGCAGTTTCCCCAGGTGCAGCCATGGTCCTTTGGAAGGTCGGGAACGGAAAAAGCCTTGGCTCACGCCTC ACACCAAGTTGACCAATGAGCTGGAGAAGCTGATCTGTGGCTCCAAACTGTTGGCTGACATTCGCCGGCTGTCTCCAGTCTACCAGACTTCCCACCTGGAAGCCTTCCacagtctggtgaaccattttacACCCAAAATGTTCGCCTTTTCTTACGAGGGGATGCTCAGCAG gacgaTTGTGGCTGCTCTTCACTTCAATGAAAATGCCCATCGAGCCCACAGCTTAACCTGA